The following nucleotide sequence is from Solidesulfovibrio carbinolicus.
TCGAAAACGGAAATATCCTTGACTTTCACCGGGGCGGCCAGACCCTTGCGGGCCAGTTCGTACAGGGGCCGTCCCTGGTGTTTGGCTGCCGAGTAGGGCGGCACTTCCTGGCTGGTCAGTTCCGTCCAGGAAGCGATGGCCTCGGCCAGGGCCGAGGCGGAAACATGATCCCAGGGCGCTTGACTCGTCACGGTCCCTTCGCTGTCGTAGGTGTCCGTCGTAACGCCCAGGCGAAGCGCGCCCAGATAGGTCTTCTCGCCCTCCATGACGTAAGGGGCGATCTTGGTGGCCTCGCCGAGAAGGACCACCAGCACGCCGGCCGCCAACGGGTCCAGGGTGCCGGCATGGCCGATCTTTTTCTGGCCCAGGCGCTTAATCGCCGTCAGGCACCGGGTGGAGGTGGGGCCGGAGGGCTTGTCCAGCACCAGCACGCCGTGAAGCTGGGGCAGCGGGTACTGCTTATCAGCCACGCGCCGGCTCCACGACCTTGCTCAGGGCCCCGATAAGCGTGGCCTCGGCCTCGTCAAGGCCTGTCTCCAGCTTGCCGCCCGAGGCGTTCTTGTGACCGCCGCCGCCAAAAGCGGCCGCGACCTGCTGAATGTTGACCGGTCCCACCGAGCGCAGGGAAAATTTGACGCCGCCCTCGGGCAGCTCGCGCACGAGCACCGCCGCCTGCACGCCCTTGATGCGCAGGGCGTTGTTGATCAGCCCCTCGCAATCCTCGGGGCCGGTCCCCGTGCGGGAGAACATCTCCTGCGATACCCTGATTGCGCCCACCTGTCCATGGCCGTGCAGGGACAGGCTGCCGAGCACCTCGCTCCACAAGCGGATGCGGTTCATGCTCCACTGGTTCTTGATGCGCGCCCCGACCTCGCCGACGTCAAGGCCCCCCCGGATCATCTCGGCCACCAGCTCCAGGCATACGGCGGTGGTGCCGCTGAAGCTGAAAAAGCCGGTGTCCGTGGCCATGGC
It contains:
- a CDS encoding DHH family phosphoesterase, yielding MPDPRSEIVRRIRAGRSFLVAAHASPDGDALGSTAAMGFILEALGKTFWLINDSPAPPQYGWLELPAPLLDRPPHGDYDLAIVLDCGDAPRLGGLEGHLDPARTAVIDHHLGNPGFGVVNWIDPGSGATGEMVALLAKDLGVPLVGPMAQALYTAMATDTGFFSFSGTTAVCLELVAEMIRGGLDVGEVGARIKNQWSMNRIRLWSEVLGSLSLHGHGQVGAIRVSQEMFSRTGTGPEDCEGLINNALRIKGVQAAVLVRELPEGGVKFSLRSVGPVNIQQVAAAFGGGGHKNASGGKLETGLDEAEATLIGALSKVVEPARG